One window of Trifolium pratense cultivar HEN17-A07 linkage group LG5, ARS_RC_1.1, whole genome shotgun sequence genomic DNA carries:
- the LOC123886497 gene encoding uncharacterized protein LOC123886497 has product MDGAIIKQNCSSEKEKEVEKSVDSEKEKGEDVVDVETYETTKPAERSTGGITKRLRSCSGKAVPTASKNPAPRVKTKGVGPVKGWSKVFSPTSKKKETLKRKKESSSDSDYDVAKISSPTPKTKTTAKKASQTVEEAPSDNISFHRAAFALRWDYIYQRRLAVERELTKDALKCQDILDYIKEAGLLKTVCDSSPCYELLVKEFLVNIPEECDNPLSKDYPKVYVRGKCINFSPVVINNYLGSSVEPKAELEVANDIVSSEITVDIKVVTDTPKKRESAFTFHHKLFGDHNVADHVGTSADGAGTMTKKEIIAALKMIEGLEADDAPVKASANVVAAGEQHNADEDEAYDTTTDAEDDDSESSDDE; this is encoded by the exons ATGGACG gCGCTATTATAAAGCAAAATTGTAGTAGTGAAAAGGAGAAGGAAGTTGAGAAGTCTGTAGATTCTGAGAAAGAGAAAGGAgaagatgttgttgatgttgaaaCTTATGAGACCACCAAACCTGCTGAAAgatcaactggtggtataacaaaaaggcTGAGGAGTTGTTCAGGCAAGGCTGTGCCCACTGCAAGCAAGaatcctgcaccaagagtgaaaacaaaaggtgttggaccagtgaAAGGATGGAGCAAAGTCTTTTCTCCCACCAGCAAGAAGAAGGAGACCCTGAAAAGGAAGAAAGAGTCATCaagtgactcagattatgatgtTGCAAAAATCTCATCTCCCACTCCTAAGACAAAAACTACTGCAAAGAAAGCATCCCAAACTGTTGAAGAAGCCCCCAGTGACAACATTTCTTTCCATCGTGCTGcttttgcactgagatgggattACATTTACCAGAGAAGACTAGCTGTAGAGAGGGAATTGACCAAAGATGCCctgaaatgtcaagacatcttggACTatatcaaggaagctggtctgctGAAGACTGTTTGTGATTCCAGTCCCTGTTATGAGCTCCTGGTCAAAGAGTTTCTTGTCAACATTCCTGAGGAGTGTGACaatccactgagcaaggactaccccAAAGTTtatgtcagaggtaaatgtatcaatttttctcctgttgtgatCAATAATTACCTAGGAAGTTCTGTAGagcctaaggctgaattagaggttgcaaATGATATTGTGAGTTCTGAAATAACTGTTG acatcaaggttgtgactgatACTCCTAAGAAAAGGGAATCTGCTTTCACTTTTCATCACAAGCTATTTGGAGATCATAATGTTGcagatcatgttgggacatctgctgatGGAGCTGGTACCATGACCAAAAAGGAGATCATTGCTGCTttaaag atgattgaaggactGGAAGCTGATGATGcacctgtcaaagctagtgcaaatgttgTTGCTGCAGGTGAACAACATAATGCTGATGAGGATGAAGCTTATGACACTACTACAGATGCAGAGGATGATGACTCTGAaagcagtgatgatgaatga
- the LOC123886498 gene encoding uncharacterized protein LOC123886498, translating to MAPFEALYGRKCQTPLCWYQDGESSIFGPEIVQQTTEKVKQIREKMKVAQSRQKSYFDRKRRPLEFQEGEHVFVKVTSTTGVGRAIKARKLTPKFIGPYQILRRIGPVAYQIALPPFLSNIHNVLHVSQLRKYVPDPSHIIEPDEVPLRENLSYETSPVRIEDRRIKQLRGKQISLVRVVWDQATGDSTWELEENMRSQYPELFRDR from the exons ATGGCTCCTTTCGAAGCTTTGTACGGGAGAAAATGCCAAACACCGCTTTGTTGGTATCAAGACGGAGAGAGCTCTATATTCGGACCAGAAATAGTCCAGCAAACAACAGAGAAAGTTAAACAAATCCGTGAAAAGATGAAGGTTGCACAGAGCAGACAAAAGAGCTACTTTGATCGAAAAAGAAGACCTCTCGAATTTCAAGAAGGTGAACATGTATTtgtgaaagtcacatcaacGACTGGGGTAGGTAGAGCTATTAAGGCTAGAAAACTCACTCCAAAATTCATTGGACCATATCAAATTCTTCGTCGTATTGGTCCAGTAGCTTATCAAATCGCTCTACCACCTTTTCTTTCGAATATCCACAATGTTTTGCATGTTTCGCAATTAAGAAAATATGTACCCGACCCATCTCACATAATTGAACCTGATGAAGTCCCATTGAGAGAAAACTTGTCATATGAAACATCTCCAGTAAGGATCGAAGATAGGAGAATCAAACAACTACGAGGGAAACAAATTTCCTTAGTAAGGGTTGTTTGGGATCAAGCAACTGGGGATTCAACATGGGAGTTGGAGGAGAATATGAGATCACAATATCCAGAATTATTTCGAG ACCGATAA